The genomic DNA GGTGAGCGAGCTGCACCACTATTTTGAGCTATTGGAGAAAGAGCTGGGACGCAAGCTCAGGCCCAATGACCCCTTGTTCATGAGCGAGGGGCGAGCTATACCGACCAGGACCGCGAACGACATCTGGCATCGCATGGTCAAGCGAGCGGGCATCAAGGTACCGGAAGGAGAAGGCTTCGGTTGGCACATCATCAGGCACACCAGGGCCACGCACCTCAGGATGCAGGGCACCCCGTTGGAGGACATCGGCTCCACCCTGCGCCACCGGTCCATGGCCACCACATTGAGGTACGCGCACACCGACACCGAGGCCCTGCGTTCATCCACGCGAGGCAAGGACCCACTGACCGGTGGCGAGTAAGTAAGATAGATGGAGGGAAAGCATTGAGCAAGCTGCATAATGTTCTGGACAAGCACGAGGATGGGACGCAGGCCATTCGCAAGTTCAAGAAGGAGGACCAGCCGTGCATGGTCGCTGAGTGCACGAGCAATGAGGGCTGCTGTATGAAGAGGTTCTTTGCCGGGAACAGACCTGAGGGCTACGGCACCACGCGCTGCCCTGGGTACATCCGCATAAGCAAAGCGACCCAGCGCCCGACGTCAGTAGGCTTCAGGCCGGTCAAGAAAGGCAAACCCAAGAGAACGAAGAGCGGTAAGCAGCTTGCGATGGAAGATTTAATCAGGTGATAAGAAGTTACCCCATCGTGGCAAAACCTCCCACCGGGCAGATGATAAGGGCATACTTATTGAGCCTTGGCCCTGGTAAGGACTATGTGTACAGCATCTACAAGCACGTCCGCGCCGAGTGCGAGGTCAATGGGTGGAGGCCCCCGAGCGCTAAAGCAATCACCAACTACATGTCCACCCTGAAGCGCCTGGGCCTGGTGCTCTCCGTGAACACCGAGGAAGCGCCGGAGCTTACCGGGCGCATCAAGTTCAGGAGCTACTATCGCATCAATCCCGCAAAGGTCGCGGACCCTGGATGGGGCAATGCATACAAAGCGGCCTACCCCCTGGCATATTTAAAATAACTCTCCTGGCCCTTAGAATCGTCCACGAGGGGGTCGGAGGACGAGGAGGAGAGGGGGGCCAGGAGCATGGTCAGCGTAATTTCTTCCAAGCGTAGTACACGAGGTACAGAGCACCGAAGGACGCAAGGAGGACGATGCCCAATGGAACGGCCTCTCCCACTCCTGGAGACGCCGTTCTGGCCTCCCAGCCTTCGACCCTATTGGTGAGCTGGATATAGTCCTCGTCCACACCTGCACCAGGTCCATACAGTCCTGTATCCATCGGAATACCTCAGCCATGTATGGCCGGAGGAAGAGATATACTTGGCGCTCTCGACCTAATCCTTATGTAGAATATGCGGGAATGCCTGCACGTCTCCTTGTCCAGCGACAGCTTGTGCCTGCACGGTAGATAGCACGGCCCCTGGTCCTTTACACAGGTACGGCATTGCCTCCATTGCGGTGGCTGGAACACGGATGTACCTCGTTGCCCTAATATGGCGTCTGAGAGCTTAGTAGTGGTGACGATGGACCAGAACGACCATTGACGTAATAAAAAAATAAGAGGTCTTAAGTGGGTTCTATCCCGCTCAAGAGCGTTACTTTTATGGGCACAGTGTCGCCCGGTCTGGGATTCTGGTTCAACACCTCGATGGTCATGTAGGTGGGTCCAGGCTCCCTGCATACGACCGAGAACTGCTTGGAACAGGGCTTGTTGTCGGCATCACCGGCATAGGATAAGGCGACCGCATATGTTCCAACCAGGTCAGCGATAAAATCTATGCTGCCCGCTCCGTTCTCATCGGTGATTATGTCCGACACATGTATCGACCCATTGGGGTCGGTTATGTCGGCCTTGATGTTCTTTCCTTGTAGTCCGCTCATCTTCTTCAGCTCCACCAGATAGACGTCGACATTGATGGTCTCACCCAGGGCAACGGACCGTGGGTATGTGAGATACATACCTGTCTTCTTCCTCCAAAAATAAAGGAAATAGTACCACATGAGAGACCCCAATGTCAACCGCTTGCTGAGAAAGATAACGGGTCATTCCCTATGTAATGCTTATCGTGCCTACTTTTTACACACCTGACGCAAGGCCCTTTTGACCACGCCCCCGTGGACCTTCTCCTGATTGGCAATGGCATTGAATTTCCCACCTAAGCCGCGATACCCAGCCCTATCCAGCTC from Dehalococcoidia bacterium includes the following:
- a CDS encoding ferritin family protein, giving the protein MTNSRSKACTILRRAAKDEAEGVAMYRKLAVELDRAGYRGLGGKFNAIANQEKVHGGVVKRALRQVCKK